The window GGTGTACAGTGCGTTCTCAAAGGTGGATCGAAATGGATTCATTTCCCGTCATAACAGAGGACCGGCGGAGATGGAttcgccctctccccccccccctttcaCAAGGGGGTCGCGTACACGTTTTCCACAAAATAGCCTCTAAGCAAATTCGTACGTGCCCCCTGTCTGTGGGCATTCCCCCTCGTACTAGGCAACCCTGCTCCTCATTCCCCTTATAGGTGTCGTGGAGATCTAGTTCTCCGCCTCACATCCTGTGCTGCGCTAGAGAGATCCTGCTTCTGTAGAGTATTCGGTATCACACAGAATCCCTTGCCTTCAAGGCCGGTTGCGGTAAGCACCAGACGCTGCCGCCAACGACAGCAGCCGCACCACTGGGCAAAAGGCGTCAGCACGCCAATTGTAATGGGCAACTAACGACCCACGCCCTTTCGCTGCAGTGGTGGTCGCCCACCTTGTAACAGCCTCTTCACCACCTCCTCAGCCCCTTTGAGGTGGGGACCTCCTGATGTGCGAAGGCCGTACAACCCTATCAGCTATAGATCCTTTATCGGGCCTCTCTATTCGTCCCCGAGCAACGAGGCTGACGGCCACGAACTACTCAAGGAGTGACCAGGGGCACTTTTCCCTGTCGTACTGCTGCcagagcgcagaggcgactgGTTCGTCGCTTTCCTGGGGCCAAACTGTCCAAGCACTTCCTCCTCGTTGTCCGTAGCTGTACCCGGTCCATCTGGCAGTCCCGCCTGAGTATACATGTAGCTCTCACGGAGCGCAGCATCCTCACGACTTCGGCGAGTCCTGGCAGCTACCACAGAAACCTGGGTCTGCGCACGGGCAAacgcggcagccagcgcgtGCTGCACCTGGTTAAGAGACTCTTCAATCTCTAGCAAGCTCGGGAGACCTGCAGCCAGCTGACGCGAAGCGGAAAAGGCAGATACTCCGCCCTTCACTCTAGCCACATCATGTGCGGCGCTTACTGCACCCAGCATAAGCTTGTCCACCTCAGTCGCGAGCCCTGAAAGTTCCTTTGTCAGCTTGTTcacctcggcggcgcctgcagaatcttcttcgttctcctcGGTTGAGCCGTTCGCGGCAACAGTGATTCCGATGGTTGACTCACGCAAACCGAGCGGGCGAGAATGGCGTTGTTGAACAGCGTGTAGATTAGCATAGTCCTGCTTACCTCTAAGCAGCTCCGCCTTTTCAATGACGTTTTGAAGAGCTGCGACGACATGAACCGCTCGTTCTAAAATCTCTCGTGATATAGCTCGCAGACGGTTCTCTTTCTCGTCAAGGAACGCAACGCAAGCGTTTGTCGCCGTACTGCAACTCCCTCAAAAACGGTTGCTTCCGCCTCAAGTTGCAGCTGTTCTGCCTCCATCGTCTTCACAATTTGCTCCACTTCAGCACGAACCTGGCATACACATATCAAGATACGCAGCATGTAAACGCATCttcacgcaggcgcgcggacaTTCTGTGTCTTCACGGGAAACAGCTTAACGGAAAGAATTGTACCTACGGGCCTCTGTACGACTTTCCAGAGAGCCTAGTCCGTTTCCTGTCTTTCTGTGTCCCCGAAAAAATGTCACAGCATTctgcgaggagggagaggacggcTTCTAGCAGAAATTTAGTTTAACTTAGCGAAATCAGTTCATGTGCTGTCTATCAACAATTCGTAGCGGGAACGCTGCCAGATATGTGTCCTCGACTATGGTGTGCACTCTCAAATGCGCATGTGTTACACCTTTCGAGCGTGGAACCCTGCACCGCGTTCTTACTTCGGTGGCTTCATATTGCATTTCGTTGATTCGCTCCATGTATGCGGCGACGTTCTTCTGGAGTGCTGGATCTTGAAGCTCCGCTGCTTCCTGCGTCACCGCCTCCACCTCTCTGATGCCCGTGACGTACCGGGCAAGGACTGTCCGGAACTGGGCAAGCAGTGCCTCCGCTTGAGCTTTATTATGGAAGACCGTGCTGCGAATTTCGGCGCTAAGACCGCCTGTAAGAATGTACGGGTCGACGATGATTACCGATGGTAGAGTAAGTGTCACATACGATTCCGTAATGCGCCGGCTCAAAACCGAGGGCTGTCGTCAGAACGATTAATAAGTGACCCGGATGGCAGCCTGACTATGGCCCAGGGCCTCAGAGAAACTCCCAGCGGTTCCCGGCATACCCCGAGCCCGTTTGATTGGTTTTCATACTTCTCCCAGCTACGCCCCCGCAGACGCGGTTTGCATTGCAATGTGACCCCAATCAGCTCGAGAACAACTGTTGCATTTCCGTGGGCTGCCAAGCGGTGACGCTCATTTCAGCCTCCAGTGTGAGAGAGCGATGCTGGAAGCACTTGCGTGTCCGCACAGCGCTGAAAAAAGCCCCTCACAGCGCGGCCCTACTTGCCAGCCTACCCCACGTTGTGACGCCAGCACGGAGAGGAGACTGGAGGTTTGAACGTCACAGAATACAGTGCTACGCAATCATCTCTTACATAGCCGCTATGAATATTGGGAAAGAGCGCATGCCTTATCTGAAACTGCCTTGGCTCCCTGCTGAGGCAGCATAAATGGCACTTGGATGCCGTTCATCCGTTGCAGGCTATCCTGCCGCGTGATGGTGGACTCCTGGTGCAGTTCGCTCCGCTTCTGATGAAACCACAGGCACCGATGGACATATCAACTCGAGTTGACATCGCGAAAAGCACTGTTACTCTGAGTAACTTGCTAACCCGATAATTACACCTCCAGGTTGATAGCGCTCCCGAATCGCGAAAGCCTATTGCTCATGCGAGTGGGAATCCTTGCTCACGTGAGACGGAGAACAACAATGAAAAAAATACCGGTAGTGGAACGGGCCCGACTTTTCGCGGTTGGCCCTGCACGCCGAGCAAGAACAATGCAAGTTTCAAGTGCTGAAAACTCTCACAAGCGAACAAAAGCGAAGCGGACGATAGAACAGTCACCAACACCCACGTGGTAATGCACAAGGTTGCTACCAGTGTGCCAGGCTGAGCGAAGTTCCTGAAAGACGTTGCTTGTATTTTCCACTCGCCGGAGCCACTGGCGGAGATGCGTGATTGTTCGCTAGTGAGCACTGAAAAGCCTCGTTGACGCCCCCCACGTCACGACGTGTATCTGCGGACGAATGCTTCACCGCCACCCACGTTTGACTAGTCTCTTCCACAACTTAGAGCTTACACCGCCCTAGTGCTTGTTATTCCAGAGGCCCGTCAAATACACTGGATGCGAACAGCGTCCAGACAAATAAAGCTGTATCCACAGAGCTGTTGTCCAGGTCAGTGGTAGAAACGATATCTTCGGCGAGTGGAGCACCCGGTCCACATCAGCGGGCTTGAACAGGGTCACAACCGATCCTCCGCTTGCGGCACACGCGTCGCACTCGAAGAGATCTACGGTAGGAATCCAAATATCATCCACAAAGAATCACTGCTGAATTGCCTACACACCTCTAGTCCACACCGAGCGTCACGTGGATTCCGTGTGACTCGACTTcgggcgaggacggcgacgtgCACCGTCTTGCGACGATGACCGCAGAGGCCGTCTTTTTGGTCTCATTTTGCCTTCCATGAGTTCTTGCagcccgcgccttcgcgccgccgcccgatCGTGAGAGGTGAGCCACTCGAGATATCTAACATTTTcatgctctctctctcgagagGTTTCCCTCAGGGAGAGAAGGTAAAGGTAGGCGAATGGCAAAGCAAAGAATGGCACAAAATGAAACACCGGAAACTTCTTTATTAACATGGTTGATAATAGAAGAGACCCCACTATGTATGGCTGGAAGAATGGGACGGGCGGTTCGCGGCTCGGTATGCGCTTCTTGTTCTCCGTCGAGTCGGCAGACGTTTCTGAAGTCCGCGCGCTTTCGACGAGAGCGGCTCTTCCATCCTGAATATCGCTCGCGTCGGCCTCATCCTCTGGAGGGTCCCTCGCATCAGTACCCCTGTTACGTAATTTTACGGGGGCGTTCCCTGTTTCCGctggaggccgaggcgagcGGGGGACATTTTTTCGGGTATGACCCAGGTTGTCCTCAGCCAGTGTTTGCACGACGAAACAAACGCCTGCAATCACAAGAAGAAACGTCACGGAGTACCGGCGAAATCGCGTGCCCCCCGCCATCCTTCGATACTGCCCCCTCTCAACAAAACTTCCTGCTGGGTTAATCACCGGAATTGAacgcggcgtccgcgaggcACTGCGCTCCGCAGCGGAGCGCCTGCGAGCTGTTGACGATGCGGACGACCAAAACAGTTGCGGGCCGGCGGATTGAGAGAATGCGCAAAATGAATACAGTCAATCAGCACAAGGTTTCACAGGGAGCTCCGCAACTCCCGTCTGAGCGGTTCAACGCGTCTCTACTTATTCTGCGCGAGGTTGACTCGACGATGTCGTTACAACCCCTGGGCGCTACAACGCAGCAACACTTGTTGGCGAACGCTGCAGAACGATGCCTCGGACTACAACGTCCTCGGACTACAACGTGAAGCTTGTCTCTGTTTCATACGGCCTCAATTCTTCTCTTAGCGTAGAACGCAAGTAGCACCGCCTCTGGCATGACACAACGAGACACCCTGTCGAGACTGTACtggacggagacgcggcgtgACCTAGGAGGCAGGCTCAACCCCCCCCTCAGTGGGTTGGCTGCTGTGACACCATCTACACCTTTTTCCTTATTCCGTGCCGAGTCTCTTCGTTTCATCCCTCGACTGCGACTCGGCTGTGAAAATGATGTGCTCTTCCCTTATAAAAAGCGACGAACTAGGATAGGCAACAACGTCACGCCGGTCGGCATGGCCTCTGGGGCCCCGTTGCGCACCCGGCAGCAGGGGGCGGCAGGTTGGAAGGACAGACGACAACTTTACACTGAAAAACCGGTCTTTTCGCTTGTCACTTCGTCCTTTATCTACCAATCGGTTGTACCGGACGCCGGATTTCGCCGTCGTACACGTATAGCTGATAGCAGAGCCGCTCTCGTGCGCGAGAGCTGAGGAGTTTGTCCATACATCGGGCTCTGTATCGGGTACACGCCTGCCGCAGTGCACACGGCGCGATGCGCGAGAATACGTCTGAGTACGTGAGAGACCTAGGCTGTGTCCGGACACATGGAAAACTCGCATATTCCAAGATTTCTTCTGTTTGCCTGCTGTGCGCATTGTCTGAAGGCGATGGCGGACGACTTCCAGCCGAAACGTGTATCTGAACATCACTCGCTTGCCGCATCGCACAGTTGCGCATCTTGTTGTTGCATCTCTCCCCGTCGCGCGGCCACGAAATCAGGCGTGCTTCCGGCGGCGACCACcccccttcttcctccccctTTTTCTCAGTACTCTTGGGGCGCACTGGAGTTCTCCTCGTTCAAGGCTTCGAAACCGCCTGTTCACTAGAGCAGCCGGGAGTTTTCTTTTTGTGTCAGCAGGCCGTTTAGTCTGTGTGCCGTTTCGGATTTCTGGGCAGTTGACCGGCTTTTCGCGGAACGCTCATTTTCCTCGCGTGTGCGTCCCGGGTTTGCTGATCTGTCCGAGTGCTTCGGCCAGTTTGGTGAAGCCTTCTCGCAACACAAATCTGGCTCGATCGACAGAAATTCTTTCCGTCTTTCGCCGTCCTTCCACGGTAACGGGTAGCTTCAGACGCTGAGCCTGTATCTACACCAGATTCTGCAACACCCATGACGTTGGCAAACGGCCGAAGGGATCTTCAGCGCCTGCCAGCTTTTCTCCACTTGTCCTGATGTAGTATAACTCGTAGCGGCGCTGTGGACGACGTCTTCCAGTTATTCGATTTCTTTCTCAACGTCTGTCCGTCAGCGAAGCCGTCTTCTGGCGTGCACGGAGTTTTCGCGGTCCCGTACCTCCGTGTGCAAGTCTCAATCCCACGGTGGTTGTGAGCATTCACCGCAATCCTGCGAACCCTCCACACCCCGTTTCCTTAGTCCACACCCACACACGCAACAAGGATTCCTGACTTGCCTCTCATATTATTGTTGCGACAACGCATATCGCGCATTTTTGTGGGACTCCTTGTTTTGTGTCTGGACACGCCCCCGGTCCCTCCTCCCTGCCCgccaggcgtctgcggccaCCAAGTTCGCTGCAGCTCTTCTTTTCTTGCGTCAGCAAGCCTGTTATCCGTCGAGGTCTGGCTCGTGGGATAGCGTTCTGGCGTTTGTCTTTGCCAACTGTTTCGCTGACGCCCGCTGTTATTTCGCCTCTCCTTCTGATCGGCCGCTCGTCTCCTGCGGGCTGTTTGGCTGCTTTTCTGCTGAGGAAACGGCACGATGGCGTCGTATGTGACAGACGACTTTGACCGCCCGGGCGGGGacggcgcggtcggcgcggacgcgacagaaggaggagaggaggacaTGACTGGAACCATGTCTGGTCAACACGGGATGATGGGGGAGACGCTCGAGTTTCACGCGAGCAGCATCCGGCGGCGCAACCAGGGCTTGGCGGGCAAGCAGCGaggtctccgctcgcgggTCATCTCGACCATGTCTGAGGGCGGACTGGAGACTGCCGAGGGTGCCATCGTCAACTACGAGGAAGAAGTCAAGCTTCAGCGACAGCTCGGCGAAGAGAGCAACCTGgagcgcggccggcgcaTGAAGGACCTCAGCAACGCCTTCAAACGCGACCTTGAAACCATACCCGTGAGTCGTCGTGCGTGCCGCGAAAGGGAGGTTCCCACGTCAAcaagcggcgcgcaggactCGCACCGCAGGTCTGCGGCTCAGAGGCCATCGATATGTCGAGAATTCCCACAGGAACACCGTTCGTGGAGTCTTTCGTATCTATTCTTGTGTGCATCGATAGTCAGTGGACTGTCCGCGAGGTCTGTGGATTCCGTCTCACGCTGCATGCATGTCCTGGAAGCGACAACTTCCCACGAGCGACAACAATTGCCCGATTGTACGCTGCAGGCAGAacctcctgcgcgcgcacgtatatgtatatatatgtgtatatatgtatatatatgtatttagaACTTCATCTCTGCGGCCCCCGGTGTCGCGTGTGTGCGCCCTGCTGCAGGCTGTGCGGCAGCAACTTGACGCGCTTCAGAATCGCGCAGCGGCCATCGTATCGGGTCTCGAGTCTTCTTCAgtggcgcgcccgcaggcgggcggcgacgaagacccTGCGCTCACCGGATCTGCGGAGAGCTGCAaccagcggctgcagctctcGATTTCGCTTCTGGTTCAGATGGGCGACGTGGCCTCTTTCTACGATCACCCGCTCATCCGGAATCCTTGCCTGGCTCTCCCTGCCCTTGAGACCGCCGTCCAAGAAGTCtggagagagcgcggcgccctggTAAGCATGGACGATCTCGCTCGAAAAACGTCGGGATCAAGGGAGGAaaggagggggggaaggggggggggggggggaaaagGAAGGCAGGGGGGTGCCCCTCCGTAGAGAGACGTCGTATGTTGTGGTTGTGCCGCTCAGCCCCTCCAGGCTTGCCTCCTGCGTTCCTTTTCTCTTGTCGCTCCCGCTCTGCCTGCCAAGCGGCgtttccgcgtcgtcgaggctCTGTGAGGCGTTCACCTGCTTTCTGTCTCCCTCAGTCTCTCCGTGCGTCTCGGGCCTTTCCTCACGCGTCGTGGCCGATGAACTCCTTTTCTGTTTGCGCAGGGACCGGCGCCCCGCGTAGGGATTCTCGGCTGGCTGGGGCACGACCACGTGACACCGCGGGGGCTGAACAGCGTGAAAGTCAACCGCCTGGTCTGCGTTGAGGGCGTGGTGAATCGCTGCACAGCCGTCCAGCCGAAGCTCTGCCGGGCGGTCTACGTCAGCGAAATCCAGGGCGGACAGGCGTTTCCTGgtcaggaggaggcgctcgacggcggcgacggccagGAGCGGCAGGTCTACGTCCGCGCGTTCTACGACGTCTCCAACCTCGACAAAGACATTCGAGACACGCAGCCGCCCCCTGAGAGAGGTGGGGAACCACCCGACTCACCTGAACGCCCAGTCCGGCGTGCCGCAgatatctctctctccgcacgCGATCGTGGTTTCGTACACATCGCGCGCCAAGACGCGCGAAAGGGGGGGGACGGAGGAGGGGGAAGACGCAAGGCGAATGCAGTCACTCAGGTAGATCGCGGGACAGCCGCACAGGAATGCGAACAGATGGTGTTGTCGCTGTGTGCGAGTTGCCTTGAGGGTTcttgaggcgctgccgcgacgTACGTCTTGTTTTCCCTCTGCGGGCATGCGAGAGCCGGAGTGTGTGGCGTTGAGCGTCTGCAGATCCGACTGGCGTGCGCGTGAACCGCCAAGAGTTGGGCTACTCCTACTTCAAGAACGTCCAGCGCTTCCTCGTGCAAGAAGCGCCGGAGACTGCGCCGACGGGCCAGCTGCCGCGCTACGTCGAGGTGCTCGTGGAGGAGGATCTCTGCGACAAGGTCAAATGCGGCGACCGCGTTCGCGTCTGGGGCGTCTACCGCCCGGGCATGGGCACGATCAACGGCACCAGCAGTGGCCTTGTCAAGCCCTTCCTCATCGCCAACAACCTCCAGGTGCGTCCGCGCCCACGACAGTGTGTCTCGCCGACGActgtcgcgccgcgtgccgaGGCAGCACCCCGCGTCTGCGATGATTTCGGCAGTTTTCTCCGGTGGCCGGCTTGGTTTCTGTGTCTGCGTCAGGGTGCGGCTTTGCCTGCAGATCGCGACGCGCGTCGCTAAtctcttttctcgcgcgGAGTTGCGCGCTCGagctctccctcgtctcgcACTTCAGGCCCGCACTTCAGCCTAGAGCTGCAGCTTCTATCGACGGACTGGGCTGGCGTGAATTGTCTTCTCGGTGCGTCTGCGGTCCTGCGTGCGCCGTTTTGCAGATTCTGACGgtggcggctcgcgcgacgcTGATGCGGAACTTGCCTTCGGATTTGGAGAATCTGAGAATGTTTTCGCGTCGGCCGGATCTGCTCTCGGTGCTGACGCGGTCGTTTGCGCCGTCGATTTGCGGGCACGAGCTCGTCAAGCgcgggctgctgctgcagttgGCTGGAGGCGTCGAGCGAGTCTCGAGCGCCCATCGCATTCGCGGCGACATCCACGTGCTCCTGGTCGGCGACCCGAGTGCGGGCAagtcgcagctgctgcgcttcgTCTTAAACCTCATCCCCGGCAGTGTCAGCGCCACCGGCCGGGGCTCCTCCGGCGTCGGTCTGACGGCCGCGATTGtcacagacgcagagactggcgagcggcgcgtcgagggTGGCGCCATGGTCATGGCGGATCGCAGCCTCGTCTGCATCGATGAATTCGACAAAATGCTCGCGGGCGACCGCGTCGCCATCCACGAAGTCATGGAACAGCAAACTGTCACCGTGGCGAAGGCCGGCATCCACACGACGCTCAACGCCCGCTGCTcggtcctcgccgccgcgaacccGCTCTACGGATGCTGGGCAGACGACATGGACTATAAACAACAACTCACCTTCGAAGACTCCCTCATGAGTCGATTCGACCTCATCTTCATCGTCAGGTGCGGCACGCGCGGGTGACaggacagagacagaggcccACGAAagaggggaaggaggggggaggggggggggggggggggggaaggctCGAGAGCCGTGGTGGAGACTGCGGTGTGCACGCGCGAAATGGACGCGCATGTATGCGTCTCGTGGGCAGAGCGTGCATGCaggcatatatacatgccGTCTGTGCCTGAGTGCATGCGTGCTGCCGGAGGTGGAGGGGTTGACGCTTGGGTGGCCGGCGGGGTCCGCGCGGGGTGAGGGGtggtgtttttttttttctgttgaGCTTTGCGTCGTTTCTGTGGTGACCGTTTTCCCTGTGGTCTCTCAGAGACAGCGCAACTACAGCGGAGGACGAGCGGCTGGCGACGGCAGTTCTGCGCAACGTCActgagaaggcgaagcccgtctgcagcggcggcttggagagacgcgcggcggggaaCTTCCAGGTGCAGCCCCACAGAGACATGGCGCAGGAGTCCGCGgagcgcgccgaggacgaggaagaaggcgcgaccAAAGTCTTCTGCCAGCGAAACGAAATGGCGTATCTGGACAAAGCCGGGTACGGAAGCAGAGCGCGCCACTCTTCTGGCGTCCTCCGTCGGCGACAGGGAgcttctgctgccttctggctctcttcttcgtgtgACTGCGTGTCTCGGGAATGGACTTGGGAAGCGTGTTCACTGCGCACGCTCCGGTTTGCTCTGAGGCCGCCTCAGgatccgcgcatgcgcctgcgaCACGGCAAGCCGTCTGTGAAGTGCGGCTGTGTACTACTAGTCGGGAGTCGTCGGGCGCACACCCCCTGTTTCcgggctgccgcctcggGTGCGGCCGCGACCTCTCGCCTTTTCCTTCCTGGTGGCGCGTGACGGCGTGCATTGCCCTTCTGCTTTGCGTGTGTTGTTTTTTTCGTCAGTCGCGAGCACGAGGTGCTGACCACGGACTTCTTGAAGAAGTACATCCAGTACGTGCGACGCTGTCGCTACGAGctcgaagacgaggaggacgcggcgccggcgctgccggcgggaTTCGACGAGACGAAGGGCGATGCGAAGGGCCCGCAGTTGTCGGAtgacgcggcgcaggccatCATCAAGTTCTACTCCGACATCCGCGACCGCTGCttcgggcgcggcgtcggcacTGGCGCCAAGGAGAGCGAAAAGGCGGGCTTCAACGGAGGCGCCATGCTGCGCCCAGTCACCGCACGATCGCTCGAGGCCGTCGTCCGACTCGCCACCGCCCACGCGAAACTGAAGATGCAAAGATGGGTGACGCCGGTGAGTCGACCTGCCGCTCaaaggctgcggcgacggtgTGGACTGCGCTAGGGGGCTCGGCTGTGTAGGGCGCTCACCGGCGAtggagggggcggcggggggatGGAGGAACGCGGGCACATTTGAGAGCCGTGAGCGCACACGGACAAGAAGCCCGGGCACTgcgggcgtctgcgtgcgggTATGTGCCGGAATGTCCGGCAGTCGAAAGCTCCGATATACGGGGGAGTAGTCTCCTTGTTCAGCTGAGAGATTCTAGGGCGAAGGTGCTGGGCCGCGGGAAGCCCAGCGGCCGCGATGCGTCTCACAGTGCTAAGCTGGGGCTTGCTGTGAATCACCAGAAACTTGGTTTTCTGAGTGAACATGCGGGGGAGGGTGTGTgtggcgtcgccgcgtggcTCTCTCAGGACGACGTGAGAGTCGCCAAGGGGATGATGCTATACACGTTGTTTGGCGAGGAacccgaagacgaggaagaagacagcgacctcgacagcgacgaggacgaaagtgaagacgacgaggagttcgtggcgccgcgcggcctccggcgggcgagcaagcgcgcggacgcgggcggcgaagacgcgacaCAGAAACGGGCAAGCCGGACGCGCAGCAAGAGGTGAGCGTTGGATAGAAATCATTCTCATAGAGGTGGGTAACAAAGGCGCCGCGTTCTCCTTTCCTCGCTGCAGGACTGAGAGAGGCAGCTTTGTCCACTTGGTGCTGCAGGCCTCGGCGTGCACTGGGTTTCGCACGCTTGGGCTCGGATAGTCGCCGCTTTGTTCTCCGTGCAGCAGCTGTTCTTGCAGAAGACTCGACACGGCTTTTGAGAAGAAATTTGCCGTATTTTTAGTTGCGTTTTCACGCATGCCCTCGACGTGGTGTGTTGCGGTGTTTCGATATGCGCGACAGacaacgcggcggcgcagaccaCAGCTCTTCTGGCCAGGACAACGATGATGACGAAGGTGTGCATTTGTGCATGGATTACGACCACGGTGGTATGCATCGTGATGCGTGGAATTCACGGTTTCATTTTAGAACCGcgactgcggccgccgacgacgcggtcGCGTGTTTGAGACGCGGATACCTGCGTCCGTGAATGCATCTACAGTGtctgtatacatatatatgtaataTGTCAGCGTATAAGGTCACATACCTATCTAAATAACTATGCATGGCTcacgcctctcgcgccgtcgcgggctTCACTGAACCGCACACCCGTCGTCTGCCGCTTCTTCCCTGTCGTGGTGGATTTTCGCTCACCGACCTACTGAGCGTTCCGGGTTTTTCTTGCAGGTGCCGAGATTGCTGACCAGATGCAGAACTTGGAGCTCTCGACAGACGCCTcaaagaagaagcgccgcacgcgcgcacaGGGCGCGGGCAAGAAGGCCACTGCGGCCGCAGGTGCCGTGGGACGACTGGAGGCGGTTCACGACTTGGCCAAGAGGTGAGCGCAGCGGGCGTGCCTGCGAAGGGACttcaggcggcagcgaggcctcACAGAAAGCATCAGCAGAGCGAGAGGCACTTGCAGGACTGCAAGCAGCCCTACAGTGACAGCGGCTCGAGAGGCACCCGCGGAACTTCGCTTATGTCAGCGGGGAACTCTGAGTTGCGGCGGATGGGTTCTCAGGACCTCTCACTGGGTCCCCGATGGAGTctgtgcgcgtgtgctgtCAGGAAGGACTCCATTCACCAGTGGATCATTTCCTCCTTGCAAGCCAGCgaggacggcagcggcgtggAAGTTAGCCAGCTCTTCGCCTTGGTAAGAGACAGCCTAGAGGCAGATCGGCGAGTTTTGTGCACCGGCTTTGCGCACgaacggcggcagcgaagaagcgcagcgctctaccgtcgtctcgcgctggcggccgtgTGGAAACTCTCGTGCGCGCCAGGGTGAAGTAGGAATAGGCCTCTCGTGCATGTCCGCCAAGCGTTAAAGACAGTGCAGCTGAGCGGCGATATATACAGATTTCAGCCACGCAACGGAGTGTTTCCGTTCTAGAGAGGCAGTTGAACAAGGTCGCGTCCCACAAAAGGGGCAATTCGGGTAGGGGTTTTCAAAGGGTTAAGGCTAGGTTCACTCGCTGTAGAGCGGTCTGTCACCCGTCGCTCGAGACACAATCAGCACCGGCGGGTGTTTGCTGGTCTCGCGCAGgtggcggagaaggcgaaggcagctGGAATGACTGGATTCTCAGAGGAGGAACTGCGTCAAGAACTCGTCGAGCTTGACAGCAGGGATTCTGCCCCTCTCTTGTAAGCATGGCGCACTTTCGTAGTTTAGCCACGTCAGACGC is drawn from Besnoitia besnoiti strain Bb-Ger1 chromosome VI, whole genome shotgun sequence and contains these coding sequences:
- a CDS encoding MCM2/3/5 family protein (encoded by transcript BESB_068120), whose amino-acid sequence is MASYVTDDFDRPGGDGAVGADATEGGEEDMTGTMSGQHGMMGETLEFHASSIRRRNQGLAGKQRGLRSRVISTMSEGGLETAEGAIVNYEEEVKLQRQLGEESNLERGRRMKDLSNAFKRDLETIPAVRQQLDALQNRAAAIVSGLESSSVARPQAGGDEDPALTGSAESCNQRLQLSISLLVQMGDVASFYDHPLIRNPCLALPALETAVQEVWRERGALGPAPRVGILGWLGHDHVTPRGLNSVKVNRLVCVEGVVNRCTAVQPKLCRAVYVSEIQGGQAFPGQEEALDGGDGQERQVYVRAFYDVSNLDKDIRDTQPPPERDPTGVRVNRQELGYSYFKNVQRFLVQEAPETAPTGQLPRYVEVLVEEDLCDKVKCGDRVRVWGVYRPGMGTINGTSSGLVKPFLIANNLQILTVAARATLMRNLPSDLENLRMFSRRPDLLSVLTRSFAPSICGHELVKRGLLLQLAGGVERVSSAHRIRGDIHVLLVGDPSAGKSQLLRFVLNLIPGSVSATGRGSSGVGLTAAIVTDAETGERRVEGGAMVMADRSLVCIDEFDKMLAGDRVAIHEVMEQQTVTVAKAGIHTTLNARCSVLAAANPLYGCWADDMDYKQQLTFEDSLMSRFDLIFIVRDSATTAEDERLATAVLRNVTEKAKPVCSGGLERRAAGNFQVQPHRDMAQESAERAEDEEEGATKVFCQRNEMAYLDKAGREHEVLTTDFLKKYIQYVRRCRYELEDEEDAAPALPAGFDETKGDAKGPQLSDDAAQAIIKFYSDIRDRCFGRGVGTGAKESEKAGFNGGAMLRPVTARSLEAVVRLATAHAKLKMQRWVTPDDVRVAKGMMLYTLFGEEPEDEEEDSDLDSDEDESEDDEEFVAPRGLRRASKRADAGGEDATQKRASRTRSKRKDSIHQWIISSLQASEDGSGVEVSQLFALVAEKAKAAGMTGFSEEELRQELVELDSRDSAPLLFHGSRVYEC
- a CDS encoding hypothetical protein (encoded by transcript BESB_068110), producing the protein MPGTAGSFSEALGHSGLSAEIRSTVFHNKAQAEALLAQFRTVLARYVTGIREVEAVTQEAAELQDPALQKNVAAYMERINEMQYEATEVRAEVEQIVKTMEAEQLQLEAEATVFEGVASTIGITVAANGSTEENEEDSAGAAEVNKLTKELSGLATEVDKLMLGAVSAAHDVARVKGGVSAFSASRQLAAGLPSLLEIEESLNQVQHALAAAFARAQTQVSVVAARTRRSREDAALRESYMYTQAGLPDGPGTATDNEEEVLGQFGPRKATNQSPLRSGSSTTGKSAPGHSLSSSWPSASLLGDE